The following coding sequences are from one Triticum aestivum cultivar Chinese Spring chromosome 5A, IWGSC CS RefSeq v2.1, whole genome shotgun sequence window:
- the LOC123103520 gene encoding transcription factor WRKY19, with product MEAVHEGNGGGSGLVVTELSHIKELVKQLDVHLGGSPDLCKLLAQQIFAVTERSIGMIRSGHFNGPKRSAAGAGLDSPPLSATPSPLSGVSNTPFKPNKKRKTSEKGGRQIRVSSAGEGADAPVDDGRSWRKYGQKEILGAQHPRAYYRCTYQKTQGCAATKQVQRADDDPALFDVIYHGEHTCVHKTAAAAAGMVQPAGKNPDAESLLQSLSSNLTVKTEGLTAAGAQGWSATTPFSFSSPAVSGMTPPEQQHHPFSTPSTPENCFVSMPTSLEPSPATSGSNHMCMTPFHAQSELQTMVSALVEATSMPPADTEEAAFSYWGFDDSALDVNILDEDVDNFDISAFFA from the exons ATGGAGGCCGTGCATGAGGGCAATGGAGGAGGGAGCGGCCTGGTGGTGACGGAGCTGAGCCACATCAAGGAGCTGGTGAAGCAGCTGGACGTGCACCTGGGGGGCTCGCCCGACCTCTGCAAGCTGCTCGCCCAGCAGATCTTCGCCGTCACCGAGCGGTCCATCGGCATGATCAGGTCCGGCCACTTCAACGGCCCCAAGCGCTCGGCCGCCGGCGCCGGCCTCGACTCGCCGCCGCTCTCCGCCACGCCCAGCCCCCTCAGCGGCGTCTCCAACACGCCCTTCAAGCCCAACAAGAAGAG GAAGACTTCGGAGAAAGGGGGGCGTCAGATCAGGGTGAGCTCGGCCGGAGAAGGGGCGGACGCCCCGGTCGACGACGGCCGCAGCTGGAGGAAGTACGGCCAGAAGGAGATCCTCGGAGCCCAGCACCCGAG GGCATACTACCGTTGCACGTACCAGAAGACCCAGGGATGCGCGGCGACGAAGCAGGTGCAGCGCGCCGACGACGACCCGGCGCTCTTCGACGTGATCTACCACGGCGAGCACACCTGCGTTcacaagacggcggcggcggcggcgggcatggTGCAGCCGGCCGGCAAGAACCCGGACGCGGAAAGCCTTCTGCAGAGCCTGAGCTCGAACCTGACGGTGAAGACGGAGGGGCTCACGGCGGCGGGAGCGCAGGGCTGGAGCGCCACCACGCCCTTCAGCTTCTCCTCGCCGGCCGTGAGCGGCATGACGCCGCCGGAGCAGCAGCACCACCCGTTCTCCACGCCGTCGACGCCGGAGAACTGCTTCGTGTCGATGCCCACGTCGCTCGaaccctcgccggcgacctcgggcTCGAACCACATGTGCATGACCCCGTTCCATGCGCAGTCCGAGCTCCAAACAATGGTGTCTGCGCTCGTGGAGGCGACGAGCATGCCGCCGGCCGACACGGAGGAGGCCGCCTTCTCCTACTGGGGCTTCGACGACTCTGCCTTGGACGTTAACATCCTCGACGAGGACGTTGACAACTTCGATATTTCTGCCTTCTTCGCATGA
- the LOC123103522 gene encoding L-type lectin-domain containing receptor kinase IX.1, whose translation MSSHHFVIMVFSFCSLLFSIHVPFATSLSFSFNFSDPGSYCAPDADIACAGDAFFHAPFMELTMNDISEGNNHSIGRVWYAQPVPLWDKATGEVASFNTSFSFQIRPVNTDYSADGMAFFLGHYPSGIPLGSYGGNLGLFNGRNNKNATGSDRIVAVEFDTFRNLRVDDDDNHVGIDVNSIVSVVSTSPDKKLTLGTTMTAEISYENSTEKLSVILWISETSYRINTSIDMKLCLPEEVAIGFSASTGSSIEVHRVLSWSFNSTLAGKSSSTLLPGAAPETVSSKSQGKVQATIAFSVAIFSVLVCSFMGFLLRKQRVWKKANQTSDGEFEDENDKAEFEKGVGPRRYHYSELAAATGNFAEEKKLGRGGFGHVYQGCLRIDDKDRHVAIKKLSSESSVQGRKEFEAEIKIISRLRHRNLVQLIGWCDSCKGLLIVYELVSEGSLDKHIYNRGGLLKWPERYNIIIGLGSALRYLHSEWEQSIVHGDIKPSNIMLDASYNTKLGDFGLARLVDHGAKSETTKVVMGTAGYIDPELVNTRRPSTGSDVYSFGIVLLEVVSGRHPVAESEDKFFVLLRWVWDLHSKNTILEVVDKRLRDGAEMDERQMERVLVVGLWCAHPDRSERPSMAQAMHVLQSEDAKLPELRPQMYRAEPVLAMLDLEHGYTDLSVWTSSSGCTAVGSDA comes from the exons ATGAGTTCTCACCACTTTGTAATCATGGTGTTTAGCTTCTGCTCCTTACTGTTTTCCATTCATGTCCCTTTTGCTACCTCACTCTCCTTCAGCTTCAACTTCTCCGATCCCGGCTCCTACTGCGCCCCAGATGCGGATATTGCCTGCGCTGGTGATGCCTTCTTCCACGCCCCTTTCATGGAGCTGACCATGAACGATATCAGTGAAGGCAACAACCACAGCATCGGTCGCGTATGGTACGCGCAGCCGGTGCCGCTCTGGGACAAGGCCACCGGTGAGGTGGCCAGCTTTAACACTTCTTTCTCCTTCCAAATTAGGCCGGTCAACACGGATTACAGCGCCGATGGGATGGCCTTCTTCCTTGGGCACTACCCGTCGGGCATCCCTCTGGGGAGCTATGGTGGGAATCTGGGACTTTTCAATGGCAGGAACAACAAGAATGCAACCGGTAGTGACCGTATTGTGGCGGTCGAGTTTGACACCTTCAGGAACCTGCGAGTGGACGACGATGACAACCATGTCGGTATCGATGTCAACTCCATTGTTTCGGTTGTGTCGACCTCACCTGATAAGAAACTTACACTAGGTACCACAATGACCGCGGAGATCAGCTATGAGAATAGCACAGAGAAATTGTCAGTTATTCTCTGGATCAGTGAAACCTCATACCGAATAAACACAAGTATTGACATGAAACTATGCTTGCCAGAGGAGGTGGCAATTGGCTTCTCAGCGTCTACTGGTAGCTCCATCGAGGTACACCGGGTTCTATCATGGTCATTCAACTCAACCCTAGCAGGTAAGAGTTCGTCAACATTGCTACCAGGAGCAGCTCCTGAAACTGTGAGCTCCAAATCACAAGGAAAAGTACAGGCTACTATAGCATTTTCAGTTGCAATATTTTCTGTGTTGGTGTGTTCTTTCATGGGTTTTCTTCTACGGAAGCAACGAGTGTGGAAGAAAGCAAATCAAACCTCCGATGGTGAGTTTGAAGATGAAAATGATAAGGCTGAATTCGAGAAAGGGGTTGGCCCTAGGAGGTACCATTATAGTGAGCTTGCTGCTGCGACAGGCAACTTTGCAGAAGAAAAGAAGCTAGGGAGAGGTGGATTCGGCCATGTTTACCAGGGCTGCCTGCGGATTGATGACAAGGATCGCCATGTTGCGATAAAGAAGCTCTCTTCTGAATCATCTGTTCAAGGGAGGAAGGAGTTTGAGGCTGAGATCAAGATCATAAGTCGGCTCAGGCATCGGAACCTTGTCCAGTTAATTGGGTGGTGTGACAGTTGCAAGGGGCTCTTGATTGTCTATGAGCTGGTATCCGAAGGAAGTCTTGACAAGCATATATATAATAGAGGCGGGCTGCTAAAATGGCCTGAAAG GTACAATATCATCATTGGCCTCGGCTCTGCTCTGCGCTATCTCCATTCAGAGTGGGAGCAGAGCATCGTGCACGGCGACATCAAGCCAAGCAACATCATGCTCGACGCATCATACAACACCAAGCTGGGGGACTTTGGCTTGGCAAGGCTCGTGGACCATGGAGCCAAGTCCGAGACAACCAAAGTCGTGATGGGAACCGCCGGATACATCGATCCTGAGCTTGTCAACACAAGAAGGCCGAGCACTGGGTCGGATGTGTACAGCTTCGGCATCGTCCTCCTGGAGGTGGTGTCTGGCCGGCACCCTGTGGCGGAGTCAGAGGACAAGTTCTTTGTGCTGCTGAGATGGGTCTGGGACCTGCACAGCAAGAACACTATACTTGAAGTGGTGGACAAGAGACTGAGGGATGGTGCTGAGATGGACGAGCGGCAGATGGAGCGCGTGCTGGTCGTCGGGCTCTGGTGCGCTCACCCCGACCGGAGCGAGCGGCCGTCTATGGCACAGGCGATGCATGTCCTGCAGTCCGAGGATGCCAAGCTGCCGGAGCTTCGGCCGCAGATGTACAGGGCTGAGCCTGTTCTTGCCATGTTGGACTTGGAACATGGTTACACCGATCTGTCGGTGTGGACGTCCTCCAGTGGCTGCACTGCAGTTGGTTCTGATGCATAA
- the LOC123103523 gene encoding cysteine desulfurase, mitochondrial (The sequence of the model RefSeq protein was modified relative to this genomic sequence to represent the inferred CDS: added 38 bases not found in genome assembly), whose protein sequence is MQATTPVDPRVLDAMLPFYLSRYGNPHSRTHLYGWESDAAVEEARARVARLIGADPREIFFTSGATECNNIAVKGVMHFYRDRRRHVITTQTEHKCVLDSCRYLQQEGFEVTYLPVRPDGLIDVAQLADAIRPDTGLVSVMAVNNEIGVVQPLEEIGRICREKGVPFHTDAAQALGKIPIDVNQMGIGLMSLSAHKIYGPKGVGALYLRRRPRIRVEPQMSGGGQERGIRSGTVPTPIVVGFGAACEIAAKEMDYDERRVSALQQRLLDGIRSKVDDVVINGSMEHRYAGNLNLSFAYVEGESLLMGLKEVAVSSGSACTSASLEPSYVLRALGVDEDMAHTSIRFGIGRFTTEEEVDRATELTVHQVLKLREMSPLYEMAKAGIDIKSIQWSQH, encoded by the coding sequence CGCCATGCTCCCCTTCTACCTCTCCCGCTACGGCAACCCGCACTCCCGCACCCACCTCTACGGCTGGGAGTCGGACGCcgccgtcgaggaggcccgcgcGCGCGTCGCCAGGCTCATCGGCGCCGACCCCAGGGAGATCTTCTTCACCTCGGGCGCCACCGAGTGCAACAACATCGCCGTCAAGGGCGTCATGCACTTCTACcgcgaccgccgccgccacgtcatcACCACCCAGACCGAGCACAAGTGCGTCCTCGACTCCTGCAGGTACCTCCAGCAGGAGGGGTTCGAGGTCACCTACCTCCCCGTTCGCCCCGACGGCCTCATTGACGTCGCGCAGCTCGCCGATGCCATCCGCCCCGACACCGGGCTCGTCTCCGTCATGGCCGTCAACAACGAGATCGGCGTTGTCCAGCCGCTCGAGGAGATTGGCCGCATCTGCCGCGAGAAGGGCGTGCCCTTCCACACAGACGCGGCGCAGGCTCTCGGGAAGATCCCAATTGATGTCAACCAGATGGGGATTGGACTCATGTCGCTGTCTGCTCACAAGATTTATGGGCCCAAGGGTGTCGGTGCGCTCTACCTGCGCCGCCGCCCTCGCATTCGCGTGGAGCCACAGATGAGTGGGGGTGGCCAGGAACGTGGCATCCGCAGTGGCACGGTGCCCACGCCAATTGTTGTTGGATTTGGTGCTGCCTGCGAAATTGCAGCCAAAGAGATGGACTACGACGAGAGGCGAGTTAGTGCTCTGCAGCAGCGTCTGCTTGATGGCATCCGTTCCAAGGTTGATGATGTTGTCATCAATGGTAGCATGGAGCACCGGTACGCGGGCAACCTGAACTTGTCATTTGCATATGTCGAGGGCGAGAGCTTGCTGATGGGGCTGAAGGAGGTGGCTGTGTCAAGTGGCAGCGCATGCACCAGTGCTAGTTTGGAGCCTTCCTATGTGCTCCGGGCGCTTGGTGTGGATGAGGACATGGCACACACCTCCATTCGATTTGGCATTGGCCGCTTCACCACCGAGGAAGAGGTCGACAGAGCAACTGAGCTCACTGTCCATCAGGTGCTTAAGCTCCGGGAGATGAGTCCACTCTATGAGATGGCTAAGGCAGGCATCGACATCAAGAGCATCCAGTGGTCGCAGCACTGA